From a single Nostoc edaphicum CCNP1411 genomic region:
- a CDS encoding VOC family protein yields the protein MKTTGIHHVAIICSDYERSKKFYVETLGFSIIEETFRAERNSYKLDLRVGESAQIELFSFPNPPQRFSSPEACGLRHLAFKVDDLEKTVDYLKSQGVETENIRIDEITSKKFTFFKDPDNLPLEIYEN from the coding sequence ATGAAAACTACTGGAATTCATCATGTAGCTATTATTTGTTCTGACTATGAACGCTCGAAAAAATTTTATGTTGAAACTTTAGGCTTTTCGATTATTGAAGAGACTTTTCGCGCCGAGAGAAATTCTTATAAATTAGATTTACGAGTTGGAGAAAGTGCTCAGATAGAGTTATTCTCTTTCCCAAATCCTCCTCAAAGATTTAGTAGTCCAGAAGCTTGTGGTTTAAGACATCTTGCTTTTAAAGTTGATGATCTAGAAAAAACTGTTGATTACTTAAAATCCCAAGGTGTCGAAACAGAAAATATTAGAATTGACGAAATTACAAGTAAGAAATTTACTTTCTTTAAAGACCCAGATAATTTGCCATTAGAGATTTATGAAAATTAA
- a CDS encoding type II toxin-antitoxin system Phd/YefM family antitoxin: protein MLEANIRDNQELSQLIQQANSKREAIALVQEGQPKAVLLSLEMFQHLIGISDRREQLSNEAFATMSHQLFTKYGYDSTDKIMELIQDVKQEISTEREQRLNDGEIKV, encoded by the coding sequence ATGCTAGAAGCAAATATACGCGACAACCAAGAGCTTTCTCAGCTAATCCAACAAGCCAACTCTAAGCGAGAAGCGATCGCCTTAGTCCAAGAAGGGCAACCAAAAGCAGTGCTGTTAAGTTTAGAAATGTTTCAACATTTGATAGGGATTAGCGATCGCCGAGAACAGCTATCAAACGAAGCATTTGCAACTATGTCGCATCAACTTTTTACCAAATATGGCTATGACTCGACCGACAAAATTATGGAACTTATTCAGGATGTAAAACAAGAAATATCAACAGAAAGAGAGCAAAGGCTAAATGACGGTGAAATCAAAGTTTAG
- the speB gene encoding agmatinase SpeB gives MSNQLQDYNPSGVGEVNGNLLGLPCDYESANLIVFGVPWEVTVSYGAGTANGPQRILDASTQLDLFDFDNPNGWKQGIFMVEIPQDILEKNTYYRTLAAKIIERLAQGKQLSDTPDLTPVLTEINQAGEQVNQWLFENCQEAINHGKRVAVIGGDHSSPLGYFQALAANYPNYGILHIDAHADLRDAYEGFEFSHASIMFNAMKIPQISKLVQVGLRDISHDEVQMIDQSDSRIIAYYDPAIKQKLYSGTTWIDLCREIISHLPEYVHISFDIDGLDPKLCPSTGTPVPGGLELEQTFCLFRELVNSGRKIIGFDICEVGDAEWDGNVGARVVYKLANLMDLSQQKI, from the coding sequence ATGAGTAATCAACTACAAGACTACAATCCCAGCGGCGTAGGTGAAGTAAATGGCAACCTCTTAGGTTTGCCTTGCGATTACGAGTCTGCAAACCTGATTGTCTTTGGTGTGCCGTGGGAAGTCACTGTTTCCTATGGTGCTGGCACTGCTAACGGCCCACAGCGAATTCTAGATGCTTCGACTCAACTAGATTTGTTCGATTTTGATAACCCTAATGGTTGGAAGCAGGGAATTTTCATGGTGGAAATTCCCCAAGATATTTTAGAGAAGAACACATACTATCGTACTTTGGCAGCAAAAATTATTGAGCGATTAGCCCAAGGTAAACAACTTTCAGATACACCAGATTTAACACCTGTGCTGACAGAAATTAATCAGGCTGGTGAACAGGTTAATCAATGGCTGTTTGAAAATTGTCAAGAAGCAATTAATCATGGTAAGCGAGTTGCAGTCATTGGTGGAGATCACAGTTCACCTTTAGGTTATTTTCAAGCATTAGCGGCTAACTACCCAAACTATGGCATTTTGCATATTGATGCCCACGCAGATTTACGCGATGCTTATGAGGGATTTGAGTTTTCTCATGCGTCTATCATGTTTAATGCGATGAAAATACCGCAAATTTCCAAGCTGGTGCAGGTGGGTTTGCGTGATATTAGTCATGATGAAGTGCAAATGATTGACCAATCTGATAGTCGCATTATTGCTTATTACGACCCAGCTATTAAGCAAAAGCTTTACTCTGGAACAACTTGGATTGATTTATGCCGAGAAATTATCAGTCATTTACCTGAGTATGTTCATATTAGCTTTGATATAGATGGTCTAGATCCAAAACTCTGTCCGAGTACAGGTACTCCTGTTCCAGGTGGGTTGGAATTAGAGCAAACTTTTTGTCTGTTCCGGGAATTAGTCAATAGTGGCAGAAAAATTATTGGCTTTGATATCTGCGAAGTCGGTGATGCCGAGTGGGATGGTAATGTTGGAGCGCGGGTAGTTTACAAGCTGGCAAACTTGATGGATTTATCTCAGCAGAAAATATAA
- a CDS encoding ATP-dependent nuclease: MNELQKLDRLDEQGDGMRSFVGVLLTTFISHYSMLFIDEPEAFLHPPQARLLGKMLAKNLPSQRQLFLATHSEDFLKGLLDANVSNLRIVRIQRSGSINTVSVLDSQDIKSIWNDSLLRHSNVLNGLFHTNVVICESDSDCRLYSAILSSLYDNTNEIIPDILFIHCGGKHRIPVVIKSLKKLNVPMKVVSDFDILNDSNPLQNIYSELGGDWQDIEKDWRIVKNSIDQKRPELQTTELKKEIEEIFESTKEQIFPLEKIRQIQKSLKKASAWAYAKEVGKPFIPNGDATQAFDRLQIKLKSIGLLVLEVGELEGFVKSIGNHGPKWVSEVLAKDLKNDSELEVARQFVQQFTA; this comes from the coding sequence TTGAATGAGCTTCAAAAACTAGATCGTTTGGATGAACAAGGAGACGGAATGAGAAGTTTTGTCGGGGTTTTGCTCACAACCTTTATTTCTCATTATTCTATGCTTTTCATTGATGAACCAGAAGCATTTCTTCATCCACCTCAGGCAAGACTTTTAGGGAAAATGTTAGCGAAAAATTTACCTTCCCAGAGACAACTATTCTTGGCGACTCATAGCGAAGATTTTTTAAAAGGATTACTTGATGCAAATGTTTCTAATTTGAGAATCGTTAGAATTCAACGAAGCGGGTCAATCAATACAGTAAGTGTTCTGGATAGTCAAGACATTAAAAGTATTTGGAATGACTCGTTACTGAGACATTCTAACGTACTTAATGGACTTTTCCATACCAATGTAGTTATTTGTGAAAGTGATTCTGATTGTAGATTATATTCGGCAATTCTATCTAGTCTTTACGACAATACAAATGAGATTATCCCTGATATTCTTTTTATTCATTGCGGCGGCAAGCATAGAATTCCAGTAGTAATAAAATCATTAAAGAAGCTAAATGTTCCAATGAAAGTTGTTTCAGACTTTGATATTTTAAATGATAGTAATCCGTTACAGAATATTTATAGTGAACTAGGAGGGGATTGGCAGGATATAGAAAAAGATTGGAGAATTGTCAAGAATTCCATTGATCAAAAAAGACCTGAATTGCAAACAACAGAACTGAAAAAGGAAATTGAAGAAATTTTTGAGAGTACGAAAGAGCAAATCTTTCCTTTGGAAAAGATTAGACAAATTCAGAAGTCTTTAAAAAAAGCTTCTGCTTGGGCATATGCTAAGGAAGTAGGTAAACCATTTATCCCTAATGGAGACGCAACTCAAGCATTTGACAGATTACAAATAAAACTTAAATCTATTGGCCTACTAGTTTTAGAAGTAGGTGAATTAGAAGGTTTCGTTAAAAGTATCGGAAACCACGGGCCGAAATGGGTAAGTGAAGTGCTAGCAAAAGACTTAAAGAATGACTCTGAACTTGAGGTAGCAAGACAGTTTGTTCAACAGTTCACTGCATGA
- a CDS encoding vWA domain-containing protein yields MKVSLHPALNDGNLDASQLNSQRQLGISISAIAETQDRHVPLNLCLILDHSGSMNGRSLETVKKAANRLVDRLNPGDRLSVVVFDHRAKVLVPSQSVEDPEKIKQQINRLNADGGTAIDEGLRLGIEELAKGKKDTVSQAFLLTDGENEHGDNNRCLKFAQLAASYNLTLNTLGFGDNWNQDVLEKIADAGLGTLSYIQKPEQAVEEFNRLFSRIQTVGLTNAYLLFSLMPHVRLAELKPIAQVSPDTIELPLQQEADGRFTVRLGDLMKDAERVILANIYLGQLPAGEQAIANVQVRYDDPAANKVGLLTANIPVYAHVVKNYQADLNPQVQQSILALAKYRQTQLAETKLQQGDRSGAATMLQTAAKTALQMGDTGAATVLQTSATQLQAGGDLSESDRKKTRIVSKTVLQDTPPQ; encoded by the coding sequence ATGAAGGTTAGTCTGCACCCTGCCTTGAATGATGGTAATTTGGACGCGAGTCAACTGAATAGTCAACGTCAGTTGGGAATTTCGATTTCGGCGATCGCAGAGACTCAAGACCGCCATGTACCCCTGAATTTATGCTTAATTCTCGATCATAGTGGTTCGATGAACGGGCGATCGCTAGAAACGGTCAAAAAAGCCGCGAATCGTCTGGTAGATAGACTCAATCCTGGCGATCGCCTCAGTGTTGTAGTTTTCGATCACCGTGCCAAAGTCTTAGTACCTAGTCAAAGTGTCGAAGATCCAGAAAAAATCAAACAGCAAATTAATCGCCTCAATGCCGATGGTGGAACTGCGATTGATGAAGGATTGCGTTTGGGGATTGAGGAGTTGGCAAAGGGAAAAAAAGATACTGTTTCTCAAGCCTTCTTATTAACCGACGGTGAAAATGAACACGGTGATAATAATCGCTGTTTAAAATTCGCTCAATTGGCCGCTAGTTATAATTTGACTTTAAACACTTTGGGATTTGGTGACAATTGGAACCAAGATGTTTTAGAAAAAATTGCTGATGCTGGTTTAGGTACTTTATCTTATATTCAAAAACCCGAACAGGCAGTGGAAGAGTTTAATCGCCTGTTCAGCCGGATTCAAACGGTGGGATTGACTAATGCTTATCTGCTATTCTCCCTGATGCCCCATGTCCGGCTAGCGGAACTCAAACCGATTGCCCAAGTTTCCCCAGACACAATTGAGTTACCACTGCAACAAGAAGCTGATGGACGTTTCACTGTGCGGTTGGGAGATTTAATGAAAGATGCAGAACGGGTAATTTTAGCTAATATTTATTTGGGACAATTGCCAGCAGGTGAACAAGCGATCGCTAATGTGCAAGTCCGCTACGATGATCCAGCCGCCAACAAGGTAGGTTTATTGACAGCAAATATCCCAGTTTATGCCCATGTCGTGAAAAATTACCAAGCAGACCTTAATCCCCAGGTGCAGCAGTCGATTTTGGCATTAGCGAAGTATCGCCAAACCCAGCTAGCCGAGACGAAATTGCAACAAGGCGATCGCTCTGGTGCGGCGACGATGTTACAAACGGCTGCTAAAACTGCGCTGCAAATGGGAGATACTGGGGCGGCGACGGTGTTGCAAACTTCTGCCACCCAGCTACAAGCTGGCGGAGATTTATCTGAAAGCGATCGCAAGAAAACCAGAATTGTCTCGAAAACAGTTTTGCAAGATACCCCTCCCCAGTAA
- a CDS encoding restriction endonuclease subunit R, with product MITNASSLTLGALRQTFGLRLDSSDRFFDEWLNNAPTLTEAELQGLDRLTRNYTYLSQEEPPLEEIVKLVVISPLLDLAGFYQFPFLVKAEVSTNIEVADEANAIAVQGRIDILVIQDSFWILVIESKPARLDVTAGIPQALTYLLSAPNLQSSCYAMVTNGREVLFLKCDRHQNFPQYTRSHTYRLLENTSERIQILQGLKQIGAYIGDLRS from the coding sequence GTGATTACAAATGCTAGTAGCCTTACCCTTGGCGCTCTCCGTCAAACTTTTGGCTTGAGACTAGACTCTAGCGATCGCTTTTTTGATGAATGGTTAAATAATGCGCCGACTCTAACCGAAGCGGAACTACAAGGACTAGATCGCCTCACTCGAAACTATACCTATCTCAGTCAAGAAGAACCACCTCTCGAAGAAATTGTTAAGCTTGTAGTTATATCACCATTGCTAGATTTAGCAGGTTTCTATCAGTTTCCTTTTTTGGTAAAAGCAGAAGTAAGTACCAATATCGAAGTTGCAGACGAAGCTAATGCTATTGCAGTTCAAGGCAGGATTGATATTTTGGTGATTCAAGATAGTTTTTGGATTTTGGTAATCGAGTCAAAGCCTGCAAGACTAGACGTTACGGCGGGAATTCCCCAAGCACTTACTTATTTGTTGAGCGCTCCCAACTTACAGTCAAGTTGTTATGCAATGGTTACAAACGGAAGAGAAGTATTGTTTTTGAAATGCGATCGCCACCAAAATTTCCCTCAATATACTAGATCCCATACTTATCGGTTACTTGAAAATACATCAGAACGTATCCAAATTTTGCAGGGACTTAAACAAATTGGGGCTTATATTGGCGATTTGAGGAGTTAG
- a CDS encoding vWA domain-containing protein: protein MKVKLLSALNDNNVDVAQTSSQRQLAITIFALAGESDQNLPLNLCLILDKSGSMHGQPIKTVIQAVEGLIDRLKVGDRISVVAFSGSAEVIIPNQAIEDPESIKSQIKSKLTASGGTAIAEGLELGITELMKGTRGAVSQAFLLTDGHGESSLRIWKWDIGRDDNKRCVKLAQKAAKLNLTINTFGFGNSWNQDLLEKIADVGGGTLAHIEHPEQAVEQFSRLFGRIQSIGLTNAYLLLSLVPNVRLAELKPIAQVAPDTIELPVEAEADGSFAVRLGDLMQDVERVVLANIYLGQLPEGKQVIGHLQIRYDDPLVNEQGLLSPLVPVYADVVRAYQPTSNPQVQQSILALAKYRQTQLAEAKLLQGDRTGAATMLQTAAKTALQIGDKGAATVLQTSATRLQAGEELSEADLKKTRIVSKTVLQE from the coding sequence ATGAAAGTTAAATTGCTCTCGGCGTTAAATGACAATAATGTTGATGTGGCTCAAACAAGTAGCCAACGTCAATTGGCAATTACAATTTTTGCGCTCGCTGGTGAGTCTGATCAAAATCTTCCCCTTAATCTCTGCTTGATTTTAGATAAAAGTGGTTCCATGCATGGACAACCGATAAAAACGGTGATCCAGGCAGTGGAAGGATTAATTGATCGGTTGAAAGTAGGCGATCGCATTTCAGTTGTGGCTTTTTCCGGTTCTGCGGAAGTCATTATCCCCAACCAAGCGATCGAAGACCCCGAAAGCATCAAATCTCAAATCAAAAGCAAACTGACTGCTAGCGGCGGTACTGCGATCGCCGAGGGTTTGGAACTGGGAATTACAGAACTGATGAAGGGTACAAGAGGCGCTGTTTCCCAGGCGTTTCTGCTGACGGATGGGCATGGTGAAAGCAGTTTGCGGATTTGGAAGTGGGATATTGGGCGAGATGACAACAAGCGCTGTGTCAAACTGGCGCAAAAAGCTGCCAAACTGAACCTAACTATCAACACTTTCGGATTTGGCAATAGCTGGAATCAAGATTTGCTAGAAAAAATTGCCGATGTCGGTGGTGGTACTCTAGCTCATATTGAACATCCTGAACAAGCTGTGGAGCAATTTAGCCGACTATTTGGCCGGATTCAGTCAATTGGGCTAACAAATGCCTACTTGCTGTTATCTCTAGTGCCCAATGTCCGATTAGCAGAATTGAAACCTATTGCCCAAGTTGCCCCAGACACAATCGAGTTACCAGTGGAAGCCGAAGCTGATGGTAGCTTTGCTGTGCGTTTGGGAGATTTGATGCAGGATGTAGAACGGGTAGTTTTGGCTAACATTTATCTGGGACAGTTGCCAGAAGGGAAACAAGTGATCGGGCATCTGCAAATCCGTTATGATGACCCATTAGTTAATGAACAAGGCTTACTTTCGCCCCTTGTACCAGTCTATGCAGATGTAGTGCGGGCGTATCAACCAACATCCAATCCCCAGGTACAACAGTCTATTTTGGCATTAGCGAAGTATCGTCAAACCCAATTAGCCGAGGCGAAATTGCTACAAGGCGATCGCACTGGTGCAGCCACGATGCTACAAACAGCAGCTAAAACCGCTTTACAAATTGGAGATAAAGGTGCAGCGACAGTGTTGCAAACTTCCGCCACTCGCCTGCAAGCTGGAGAAGAACTTTCTGAAGCTGACCTGAAGAAAACTAGGATTGTATCAAAGACTGTTTTACAAGAATAG
- a CDS encoding DUF433 domain-containing protein translates to MKLDRITSNPNRMNGQPSIRNLRLTVRRVIELLVTYPNREELRQEFPELEDEDIHQALIFASSYLSDRYSCES, encoded by the coding sequence ATGAAATTAGATCGCATTACCAGCAATCCCAATCGCATGAATGGACAGCCCTCTATTCGTAATCTTCGGCTTACCGTTCGTCGAGTGATTGAGTTATTAGTTACCTACCCTAATCGTGAAGAACTGCGCCAGGAGTTTCCCGAATTAGAAGATGAAGATATTCACCAAGCCTTAATTTTTGCATCGTCCTACTTGAGCGATCGCTATTCCTGTGAGTCGTGA
- a CDS encoding ATP-dependent Clp protease proteolytic subunit: protein MDISPIKAVQAPYYGDNFYRTPPPDLPSLLLKERIVYIGMPLVPAVTELIVAELLFLQSDDPEKPIKIYINSTGTSGYSGEPIGFETEAFAIFDTMKYIKPPIHTICVGSAMGMAAMLLSAGTKGCRASLPHSSIILHQPKSYAQGQATDIQIRAREVLVNKGALVDILHRTTGQPPEKITKDMDRLLYLTPYEAKEYGLIDRVFEKEELANPPLPASVL from the coding sequence ATGGACATTTCCCCAATTAAGGCTGTTCAAGCCCCATATTACGGCGATAACTTTTACCGGACACCACCGCCAGATTTACCTTCCCTCTTATTGAAGGAGCGAATTGTCTATATTGGGATGCCACTGGTGCCTGCTGTCACGGAATTAATCGTGGCCGAATTGCTATTTTTGCAATCCGACGACCCCGAAAAACCGATTAAAATCTATATCAACTCCACCGGCACTTCCGGTTACAGTGGCGAACCTATTGGCTTTGAAACCGAAGCCTTCGCCATCTTTGACACCATGAAATATATCAAGCCTCCTATCCACACCATCTGCGTCGGTTCCGCGATGGGTATGGCAGCGATGCTTCTCAGTGCTGGTACAAAAGGCTGCCGCGCCAGTTTGCCTCACTCCTCGATTATCCTGCATCAGCCCAAGAGCTACGCCCAAGGTCAAGCAACGGATATTCAAATTCGCGCTAGGGAAGTTTTGGTAAATAAAGGAGCCTTAGTTGATATCTTGCATCGCACTACTGGACAGCCTCCAGAAAAAATTACTAAAGATATGGATCGGCTGTTATACCTAACACCTTACGAAGCGAAGGAATACGGACTGATTGACCGAGTTTTTGAGAAAGAAGAACTCGCCAATCCCCCACTTCCTGCCAGTGTCCTCTAG
- a CDS encoding nucleoside hydrolase yields the protein MSKQLVLMDHDGGVDDYLATMLLLTMDHIQLLGVVVTPADCYVQPAVSATRKIIDLMGFSHIPIAESTVRGINPFPTLYRRDSFIVDHLPILNQRETITTPLLAETGQDFMIQVLRDASSPVTLMVTGPLTTVAVALDKAPDIEAKIHKIVWMGGALNVPGNVEKSLEAGQDGSAEWNVYWDAVSAARVWQTQIEIIMCPLDLTNNVPVTSELVQKMGRQRQYSISDLAGQCYALVIPQDYYFWDVLATAYLGHPEFYQLREWETEIITTGLSQGRTKVVPGGRKIYAMDKVDKEAFYNYILQQWAR from the coding sequence ATGTCAAAACAACTAGTATTAATGGATCACGATGGTGGTGTAGATGATTATCTAGCAACTATGCTGCTGTTGACGATGGATCATATTCAACTCCTTGGTGTTGTCGTCACTCCAGCAGATTGTTACGTTCAACCGGCTGTTAGTGCCACACGTAAAATTATAGATTTGATGGGATTTTCTCATATCCCAATTGCAGAAAGTACTGTGCGCGGGATTAATCCATTTCCTACTCTCTATCGCCGTGATTCGTTTATCGTTGACCATCTCCCCATTCTCAATCAAAGGGAAACCATCACTACGCCTCTGCTTGCCGAAACAGGTCAAGATTTTATGATCCAGGTGTTACGTGACGCATCAAGCCCCGTAACATTGATGGTAACTGGGCCGTTGACGACGGTTGCAGTAGCTTTGGACAAAGCACCAGACATTGAAGCCAAGATTCACAAGATTGTGTGGATGGGGGGTGCGTTAAATGTCCCTGGTAATGTAGAAAAAAGTCTGGAAGCGGGACAAGATGGTTCTGCCGAATGGAATGTTTATTGGGACGCGGTTTCAGCCGCGCGGGTATGGCAAACCCAAATTGAAATTATTATGTGCCCTTTAGATTTAACTAACAATGTCCCTGTCACATCAGAATTAGTGCAAAAAATGGGACGACAACGCCAGTATTCCATATCTGATTTAGCTGGACAATGTTATGCACTAGTTATCCCCCAAGATTATTATTTTTGGGATGTTTTGGCAACAGCTTATTTGGGACATCCAGAATTTTATCAACTGCGCGAATGGGAAACAGAAATTATCACCACTGGTCTTAGTCAGGGGCGTACTAAAGTAGTTCCCGGTGGTCGGAAAATTTATGCAATGGATAAAGTCGATAAAGAGGCTTTTTATAATTACATTTTGCAGCAATGGGCAAGATAA
- a CDS encoding Uma2 family endonuclease, with protein MTTATPSSLTLKEFLKLPETKPASEFIDGQIYQKPMPQGKHSRLQLRFCDAVNQVAESSQIALAFPELRCTFGGRSIVPDAAVFIWERIPFEADGEVPNAFEIYPDWTVEILSPEQRATKVISNILHCLKHGTQLGWLIDPEERLILAFLPGHEPIELIGSDRLPTPKFLTLDLTVEQVFGWL; from the coding sequence ATGACAACAGCAACTCCTTCGTCTCTCACCCTCAAAGAATTCCTCAAACTGCCAGAAACCAAGCCTGCCAGTGAGTTTATTGACGGTCAAATTTACCAGAAACCTATGCCTCAAGGCAAACACTCTCGTTTGCAACTCAGGTTTTGTGATGCTGTAAATCAAGTTGCCGAAAGCTCACAAATTGCCCTCGCCTTTCCAGAATTGCGCTGTACATTTGGTGGACGTTCTATTGTTCCCGATGCTGCTGTATTCATTTGGGAACGAATTCCTTTTGAAGCTGATGGCGAAGTACCCAATGCTTTTGAAATTTATCCCGACTGGACTGTAGAAATTCTTTCACCTGAGCAAAGAGCTACTAAAGTTATCAGTAATATTTTGCACTGCCTTAAACATGGTACTCAGCTAGGATGGTTAATTGATCCAGAGGAACGACTGATTTTAGCATTTTTACCAGGACACGAACCTATTGAGTTGATAGGTAGCGATCGCCTTCCCACACCAAAGTTTTTAACACTGGATTTGACGGTTGAGCAGGTTTTTGGGTGGCTATAG
- a CDS encoding nucleoside deaminase, which produces MDEFIKAAIQEAKQGRQEGGIPIGSVLVKDGKILGKGHNKRVQDGDPVTHAEIDCLRNAGRVGSYRGTTLYSTLMPCYLCAGAVVQFGIKKVIAGESRTFPGAKEFMVSHGVEVIDLNLDECEQMMSEFIEANPELWNEDIGK; this is translated from the coding sequence ATGGATGAGTTTATCAAAGCTGCAATTCAGGAAGCCAAACAAGGCAGACAAGAAGGTGGAATTCCCATTGGTTCGGTTCTCGTCAAAGATGGCAAAATTCTCGGCAAAGGACACAATAAACGTGTGCAAGACGGAGATCCTGTCACCCACGCCGAAATCGATTGTCTCCGCAATGCTGGAAGGGTTGGCAGTTATAGAGGTACAACACTCTATTCAACCTTAATGCCGTGTTACTTGTGCGCTGGGGCAGTGGTACAATTTGGCATTAAAAAAGTCATCGCTGGAGAATCCAGAACTTTTCCTGGTGCTAAAGAATTTATGGTATCTCACGGCGTGGAAGTAATTGATCTTAATCTTGACGAATGCGAACAAATGATGAGTGAGTTTATTGAAGCTAACCCCGAACTATGGAATGAAGATATTGGTAAATAG